Sequence from the Saccharopolyspora pogona genome:
GGGCGCGCTCGGGGGCAGCGTGATCATCGGAACCGTATGGGCGACGTGGCACTTCCTGCCGTACCTGCAGCTGCACGAAATGAGTTGGGCGCTCTGGCAGTGCCTTCACACGATCGTCGCCAGGGTCCTCATCGTTTGGCTCCACAACAACACGGGGAACAGCGTGTTCGCGGCGGTCCTGTTCCATGCCATGATGAACGTGACCTACTCGGTGTCGACCGACCGCTGGTCCTACAACCCTGCAGTCACCGGCCTGGTCATGCTGATCGTGGCGACTGCGGCCGTTGTCATGTGGGGACCGAAAACCCTTTCCCGCTACAGGTTCTCACGCGCACTCCGGTGACGCGGGCAGGGACGCGGTCACCCCGTCGAGCACGCGCTGCAGGCCGAACTCGAACCACTCATCCAGCTGGGCCGGGTCGACGGCATCTGCGGTCGGCCCGATCAGCTCGGTCAGCCAGGCGTACCGGTCACCTGCGGTGCTCGCCAGGCGACCCAGCTGCGCCGACCACCACTACTCGGAGCTGACCCCGGTGTCCCGGACCGCCGCAGCCTCCGATGCCAGCAACAGCGCCATGCCCTGGACGTGGCCGCTCACCAGCAGATACGTCGACAGGCCCGGGCCGGCGTCGACGTGCGCGTGGAGAGCGCTCATTGACCGGTCGACCGTCGCGAGCACGGAACGGCCAGCGGCGGGCGCGTCGAGGCGAGCACCGACAGCACCCACGGATGTCGTTGGTACAGCACCCATTCCTGCCGGGCCTGGTGCGCCAATTCCGCGCGCCACCCGCAGAGATTCCCCGCTGGAGGCCGGTATTCCGCGAGGACGGCGTCGCCCATCGATCCGATCACGCTCCCGGAAGACGGTCCCCGCCTGCAACCCATGTGGCGCGAACCACGAGTTGTCGGTGGAGCGCCCGCCGGGTGGGCGCAGGTGAAGAACAGCTGCAGCCGCTCGTCCGGCAGATCACCGCCCACGTCGGCCGCGGCGACGGGTTCCGCCCGCTCCGCCTCCACCTGCAGGATGGCCAACCGCGCGGCGAACGCCTGGTCGCGCTGCAGCCGATCGACCGCTTTGCGCCAGCGCGGTGGTCATCAGCAGGTCACCGGGCTTGGGCGGAACGCCGTGCACCGGCCAGTTGGCCAGCGCCGCCTCGATGGCCTCGGACGTGACCCCCTCGGCCAAGTCGAGATCGCCGAAGCGGCGGACGAGGGCCGCCAGCAGCAGACCGCGTTCCTCGCGGAACACCGCCTCCACCACCGGCATTGCGGCGCTGGCGGCCCGTTCGTCCCGCACGTCAGGCCCCGAAGTCGGCGACCGGCCGCGACGGACCCGTCACCCCGCGGGCCGGGGCAACGCGCGGCCCAGTCCAGCGCCGCGTCGAGGTCGGGCACGTCGATGACGTAGAAACCGCCGAGGATCTTGCGGGTCTCGGCGAACGGCCCGTCCGTCGCGGTCCCCGCGACCGTTCTCGTCGACCCGCACGGCCGTGGCGGTGACCAGGTCCGCCAGCGACTCGCTGGAGACCAGCGATCCCCGCCTCCTGCACCTCCTTGTCGAAAGCCATCCAGTCCTCGACGTTGCACTCGGCGGCCCCGCAGTTCGCGCCAACCGCACCGGCGTTGATCAGCAGCATGGTGAGCTGAATCCAGAACATCGATGGTTCTCATTCGGTTGGGCGAGGGGTGTCAATTTCGCGAGAAATTGGCGTTCACCCGGGTGACGGTCAATTTCTCGCGAAATTGCGCCGTCCTCGGGTGATCACAGGCGGGTGGTGAGGGTGTGCCAGCAGCGCAAAGCATGTACTTCATGGTCTAACTCCCTCGGCGTCCGTTGTTGAAGTGCGGCAGCGTCGCCGCACGACACAACAACGGACGGGGAACCCCCGCATGGACACCGGACAAAATTTTTCCCCGCCCCTGCGCGCGATGCCCCGCACGGCCCTGACCAGGAACAATCCGAGTTCTTCATTGCGGGCGCGCCTCGGCTCGCTCCGCCAAGTGCTCGGTCGGGGTGTCGAGGATGGCCAGGAAGGCCTTCGCCGCGGGTGTCAGGCCGACGTCGTTCCAGACCAGGTGCTCGACGCGGGCCGGCGCGTCGGACACCGGGATGGTGCGCACGCCGGCGAGTTGGGGGACGTAGGTGGAGGGGAGCATGGCGATGCCCAGGCCCTGCCGGATGAGCTTCGCCATGAGATCGGGGGCCTGCACTTCGAAGGCGACATCGCGGTCGAGGCCCGCCGCCGAGAACGCCTGGTCGGATTGGGCACGGCCGGCGGTTCCGGCCGTGAAGTCCACGAACACCTCGGACGAAAGCCGGCGGAGGTCGACCTCCGGTTCCTCCGCGAGGGGATGCCCGGGCGCGACCACGGCGACGAGCCGGTCTCGGGCGAGTTCCCGGCCGCGGACACCCTGGGGCCGGGCCGTTGTCGGCAGCCCGAGGCAGGCGACATCGATGGCTCCTTGCCTGACCTGCTCGGCGAGCCTCTCGCTGCCGCCAACGCGCAGGCCGATGCGTACGTGCGGATACCGGCTGCGGAACTCGCGCAGCGCGGCCGGGATGTCCACTGCGGCGACGGTGGGGATCACGCCAACGGTGAGCCGCCCGCGCACCTCACCGAGGGCCGCTGCGACCTCGGCGGCCGCGCGCTCCGCGGCGTCCAGGCATTGGCGGGCGGCGGGGAGAAATGCTGCACCGGCAGGCGTGAGCCGCACCCTGCGACTGCTGCGCTCGAAGAGCTTGCCGCCGAACTCCCGTTCCAGGCGCGCGATCTGGTGGCTGAGCGCGGACTGGACGACCAGGCACCGCTCGGCGGCGCGGGTGAAGCTGCTCGTCTCCGCGACCGCGACGACGTAGCGCATCTGCTGGAGCTCCATCCAACCATCGTGCATCGAGATGGATCAGTTGACAAACATGTGTTGGACTCATTGATGCAGGTCGGATGAGACTTGGATCGTGAACCAGACGATCTCCGGCAGCGGGAGCACTTCAGCCCGCACCGCGCTGACGGCGCTCGCGCCCATGGTGTGGGGCACGACCTATGTGGTCACCACCGAGCTCCTCCCCCCAGGGCATCCCATGTTGGCGGGGCTTCTGCGCGCGTTGCCCGCGGGGCTGATCGCATTGGTGATCACGTGGACCCTGCCGAACGGGACGTGGTGGGCGAAGGCGGCGGTGCTCGGCGTGCTGAACATCGGGATGTTCTTCCCACTGCTGTTCGTGGCAGCCGAAAGCTTGCCGGGAGGCGTTGCCGCCACGCTGGCTGCGGCCCAGCCGCTCATCGTGGCAGTCCTGGCAGTGACCATCCTCGGCGAGCACCCTTCGGCTTGGCGCTTCGCCTGGGGGTGGTCGGTGTAGTGGGCGTCGGCCTGGTGGTGATCGGTCCGGATGCGGCGTTCGACGTCCCCGGGATGCTGGCTGGCCTGGCGGGCGCGGCATCGATGGCGCTGGGGGTGACGCTCACCAAGCGGTGGGGTCGTCCTGCGGAAGCCAGCCCCACCGCGTTCGCCGGCTGGCAACTCACCGCCGGCGGCCTGTTCCTCCTGCCCGTCACGTTCCTGTTCGAGGGGCCACCGCCCGCGATCGACGGGACGGCCGCGCTCGGCTACCTCTGGCTGGGCCTGGTCGGCGGTTTGGCCGCCTACGTCCTGTGGTTCCGCGGCATCACCACGTTGCCGGTCACCTCGGTCGCCCTCCTCGGCCTGTTGTCGCCGATGGTTGCGGCGCTACTCGGAGTCGTCCTGCTCGGCCAGACGCTCGGCCCGATCCAACTGCTCGGCTTCGCGCTCTCGCTCGCCGCAATCGCCGCAGGCCAGTTCTCCCCGCGAACCCGCTCCCCACTTCCGAACCTAACCGCGCAAAGGACTGCTCGATGAAGATCGCCGTAATCGGAGCCACCGGCATGGTCGGCTCGCGCGTCACCGGAGAAGCCGCTGCCCGAGGGCATGACGTCACCGCCGTCTTCCGGCGCGAGAAGCCCACATTCCTGCCCGCAGGTGTGAGCGCTGTCCAGGGCGACGCCACCGACCGCGCCCGCATGAGCAAGCTGTTCACCGACGCCGACGCGATCGTCGCGGCGACCCGACCCCACCCCGGCCAGGAATACACGGTCGCCACGACGATCACGACGCTGCTCGACGCGGCCGAAGAAACCCGAACACGCATCCTCGTCGTCGGCGGGGCCGGTCCACTGCGGCCCCCGGGGCGCCCCGACCAACTCGTCCTCGACAACCCCGACTACGTGCCCCAGGAATGGCGGACCATCGCCGCGGCCAGCGTCGCGCAACTCGAAGCGTGCCGCTCACACCCGGCCGACTGGATCTACCTGTCCCCACCCACGGTCCTCGAACCCGGACGTCGCATCGGCACCTACCGACGCGGCGAAACCACGCTCCTGACAAATGAGGAGGGCGCGTCCCGAATCTCGGCAGAAGACCTCGCGGTAGCGGTCCTCGACGAACTGGAGAACCCCCGCAACGAGCAACACTTCACCGTCGCCTACTGAGAAAAGCGCTGAGCCCGCAGCCCCTCGGGCAACAGCCTCCAAGGGGCTACCGGCGCGCTGCCGAAAGGCCCACGAGGACGACACCTCGACCGCTACTGCCCGACGGACCATTGGCCGGCTCAGCCGGTCACGGGGTGGTGCATGGGAACCGGCGCGGGCGATGGCGCCGAGTGAACCCGGGGGCGAACACCTGCGGCGTTGAGAATGAGATCCGCCATCGCTTCGGGGTGCGACAGATCGACAGGTGGCTGGAGTCGAGTTCTATGGTCGTCGCCCGCATGCGCGCAGCGAGGAACCATTCAAGATCAGGCGTCGTGGTTCTGTCATTCTTCGACACCGCGTACCAGGTCGGTTTGTGCCTCCACGCCGCGACGCTCGTCTTCGACTAGAACAGCGAACTCGATATGGGGCCCTGCACGGTGTAGAGGCCGAGAGCGCGACTTCTGGGCACGTCGCCGGCGAAATCGCGCAGGAACGATTCCTGGCTCAGTTGTTCGAAGTCGCCGAATTTGACGATCCCGGAGTTCGCAGGCGGCTGCGGGAACCGTGCCGCGAGGGCGGCGTAGTCATCGCCGGCGTCCGGTGCTCGAGCTGCGACGTAAACCATACCGGGGGCATTCGGGGAAGGTCCCGCCACCGAGATGACCGTTCCTCCCCAGGAATGAGCGGCCAGGACCGTCGAAGTGCTCGCGAGACGCCGACAAGTTGGAGCTCGTCCTGCAGGCCCGGGAGTACCAGCGCGAGGGCTACACGCAGCTGGACGAGTGGGTGCGATCGGGCGTGGAGGCAATGACGACGCCACGGGAAAGACGTTGGCGCTGGCGGCTTTGGAGGTGTCGCCGGATGAGTGGCGGGTGAGTGGCGGAGCTCGTTCGCTCGCGCGGTCGATCGCAGCTGAGTGGGACACAAAGAGCCGCCCCGCCGGTATTTCCGGGACGGCTCTTTTCATACATTCAAAGAGCTTGGCCATTGTCCGACACGAGGTCGGCGCGATCTAGATGACGCTACACCGAAGCGGCTACGCAAAAGACCGAAACTCAATCAGACGCAAGAGGTTCTTGACGCGTTGCCCTGGCTTCAGCCTCTACGGCGTCCCAAGTCTGCCGGTAGCTACGCAGCCTCGGCAACCGATCTTGCACACCCCACACAGCGCGAGCGGCAATGGTCTCCACGATGCCCTCATGCTCGATCAGAGGTTCGTGGAGGTCCTGAACCACGTCGGCGATGCTGGCGGCCTGAACCGCTGGAGCCCAACGCGCAAGCAGATCCA
This genomic interval carries:
- a CDS encoding NAD(P)-dependent oxidoreductase, with product MKIAVIGATGMVGSRVTGEAAARGHDVTAVFRREKPTFLPAGVSAVQGDATDRARMSKLFTDADAIVAATRPHPGQEYTVATTITTLLDAAEETRTRILVVGGAGPLRPPGRPDQLVLDNPDYVPQEWRTIAAASVAQLEACRSHPADWIYLSPPTVLEPGRRIGTYRRGETTLLTNEEGASRISAEDLAVAVLDELENPRNEQHFTVAY
- a CDS encoding LysR family transcriptional regulator → MELQQMRYVVAVAETSSFTRAAERCLVVQSALSHQIARLEREFGGKLFERSSRRVRLTPAGAAFLPAARQCLDAAERAAAEVAAALGEVRGRLTVGVIPTVAAVDIPAALREFRSRYPHVRIGLRVGGSERLAEQVRQGAIDVACLGLPTTARPQGVRGRELARDRLVAVVAPGHPLAEEPEVDLRRLSSEVFVDFTAGTAGRAQSDQAFSAAGLDRDVAFEVQAPDLMAKLIRQGLGIAMLPSTYVPQLAGVRTIPVSDAPARVEHLVWNDVGLTPAAKAFLAILDTPTEHLAERAEARPQ